Within Cellulophaga sp. L1A9, the genomic segment TATATTTTTATACGCTTTTGCCAATTTTTTAGCCACAGTCTCACCAACAAACCGAATGCCTAATGCAAAAAGTACACGTTCAAAAGGAATTGAAACGGATGCTTTTACTCCGTTTATCAAATTTTCAGCAGATTTTTCTGCCATACGCTCCAAAGGCATTACTTGCGCTTTAGTTAAGGTATATAAATCCGCATAATTTTTAATTAATTGCTCCTTATACAAGAGTTCTACAGTTTCACCACCTAAACCTTCAATATCCATGGCTTTACGTGAAATATAATGCTGAATTCTTCCCGTTATTTGCGGTGGACAACCATAGAAATTAGGACAAAAATGCTTAGCATCTCCTTCCGCACGTTTTAATTCTGTATGACACTCAGGACAGTGATCTATATATTTTGTAGGTACGGAGTTACTTGGTCGTTGCGAGAAATCTACCCCCACAATTTTTGGAATAATTTCTCCTCCTTTTTCTACAAAAACCGTATCTCCTTCACGAATATCAAATTTCGCTATTTGATCCGCATTATGTAGAGAAGCTCTTTTTACGGTTGTTCCTGCTAATAGTACAGGTACTAAATTAGCCACTGGAGTAATAGCCCCTGTTCTCCCTACTTGATACGTAATTTCATTTAAAAGCGTAGAAACTTGCTCTGCTTTAAATTTATAAGCCATTGCCCAACGTGGGGATTTAGAAGTATAGCCTAATTCTTCTTGGTACTGTAAACTATTTACTTTTATAACTACGCCATCTGTTTCGTAGGGCAATTCATGTCTATGAACATCCCAATGTTCTATAAAAGCCATCACATCATCAGTTGACTTGCAGAGTTTAGCTACAGTAGGTACTTTAAAACCCCAAACCCTTGCTTTTTCTAACATTTGAAATTGCGATTCAATCCCTGTTTTTTCTCCTACAATACCATACAATAAACACTCTAATGGTCGCTGTGCCACCAAAGCGCTATCTTGAAGCTTTAGACTTCCAGATGCTGTATTTCTAGGGTTCATATAAGGGTCTTCCCCATTTTCTATGCGCTCTGCATTCATTTTCGCAAAACCTTCAAAAGGCAATACAATCTCTCCACGAATATCAAACTTAGGCGGATAATCGCCTTTCAATCGTAGAGGGATAGACTTTATGGTCTTTATATTATTCGTTACATCATCGCCTTGAAAACCATCTCCACGCGTTAATGCTCGCACTAACTGTCCGTTTTCATAAGTGATACTAATTGACGCACCATCATATTTAAGTTCACAGGTAAATTCTACCGGAACATCACCTAAATTACGCTGAATACGTTTTTCCCAGTCTTCTAAATCTTCTTTGGAGTAGCTATTATCTAAAGAATACATGCGACTTTCATGCTCCACGGTATTAAAGCTTTTGGTTACCATGCCGCCCACTCGTAAACTTGGCGACGTAGCATCATAAAACTCTGGGTGTTTCGCTTCCAAATCTTGCAATTCTTTCAATTGCATATCAAAATCATAATCAGATATTGTAGGAGTATCTAATACATAATAATTGTAATTATGCTCTCGAAGTGCTATCCTTAGTGCTTCTATTTTTTGCTTACTATCCATTTAATAAGATGGGTTATTTTATTTTTTTATTCCTTTCAACATTCGGTCATTGCCAAATAAATCTTCTCGCAGTTCAATATCAGAAAAATTATATTCTCTTAAAAGAAGTTCCGTTTCTTTTCCTAAATATTGGTTGATTTCAAAATACAACCTACCTTCTTTTACCAAATTTTGAGTCGCAAAATCAGTGATTTTTTTATAAAACACTAACGGATTATCATTTGTAACAAATAATGCTAATTCTGGCTCATGCTTTAATACATTTTCATGCATTGCCGCCTTTTCTAGTTCACGCACGTAAGGTGGATTAGATACTATGATATCAAAAGTTTCTTTTAGAGCATCTATCTCTAAAATACTGGCTTTAATAAATTGGATTGCAACTTTATTTGAAACAGCGTTTTGTTTCGCTACAGCAATGGCCTTTTCGGAAACATCTAGGGTGTATATTTTCGCATTTGGTAAATGCTTCGCTAAAGAAATAGGAATACAACCACTCCCCGTTCCAATATCTAGTATTTTTAAATTAGATTGATGGTCTTTAATATCATCAATAATCCAACGTACCAATTCCTCCGTTTCTGGTCTAGGAATAAGCACGTCTTCATTAACGATAAATTCCATCTCCATAAATTCTGTGACACCAATGATATGCTGAATTGGCACTTGAAGCTTTAATTTGCTTAACGCTTCAAATAATGGAGTCTCTTCTTCCTTTGTGATAATTAAATTGGGCTCCATTGCCAATACAAAGCGTTGTAACCCTAAATAATGCTCTATAAGCATATAAAAAAAGCTATTTACTTCTTCTTTTTGATACAAAACATCAAGCTCTAGGTGAAATATATTTTTAATTTCTCTTAAAAGCATCCTTTTTATTTTAAGTCTTTCAACATCCAAACAGGACAGGAATAATGCCCTGTATTTCCCATAGGCGCTTCTAAGTATTCAAATCCAGATTTCTTATATAATTTTTGGGCGGCTTCCATATAAGGCATGGTTTCTAAATACATTTTACTAAAACCATATTCCTTTGCTTTAGCGATACAAGCATCAATCATTTGCTTGCCTACTCCTTTTCCTCTTGCCTCTTCTAAGAAGTACATTTTCTGTAGCTCACACACATTGCCTTCATAATTTTCTAATTGC encodes:
- the ligA gene encoding NAD-dependent DNA ligase LigA translates to MDSKQKIEALRIALREHNYNYYVLDTPTISDYDFDMQLKELQDLEAKHPEFYDATSPSLRVGGMVTKSFNTVEHESRMYSLDNSYSKEDLEDWEKRIQRNLGDVPVEFTCELKYDGASISITYENGQLVRALTRGDGFQGDDVTNNIKTIKSIPLRLKGDYPPKFDIRGEIVLPFEGFAKMNAERIENGEDPYMNPRNTASGSLKLQDSALVAQRPLECLLYGIVGEKTGIESQFQMLEKARVWGFKVPTVAKLCKSTDDVMAFIEHWDVHRHELPYETDGVVIKVNSLQYQEELGYTSKSPRWAMAYKFKAEQVSTLLNEITYQVGRTGAITPVANLVPVLLAGTTVKRASLHNADQIAKFDIREGDTVFVEKGGEIIPKIVGVDFSQRPSNSVPTKYIDHCPECHTELKRAEGDAKHFCPNFYGCPPQITGRIQHYISRKAMDIEGLGGETVELLYKEQLIKNYADLYTLTKAQVMPLERMAEKSAENLINGVKASVSIPFERVLFALGIRFVGETVAKKLAKAYKNIDALKVASVEELVKVDEIGERIATSVVEFFQNETNQEIIERLKSYGVQFELSAEKLENQTEDLKGQTFVVSGVFEKVSRDELKKLIEDNGGKVGSSVSSKTTFLVAGDKMGPSKRTKAENLGVAIISEDDFLALLAS
- the prmC gene encoding peptide chain release factor N(5)-glutamine methyltransferase — translated: MLLREIKNIFHLELDVLYQKEEVNSFFYMLIEHYLGLQRFVLAMEPNLIITKEEETPLFEALSKLKLQVPIQHIIGVTEFMEMEFIVNEDVLIPRPETEELVRWIIDDIKDHQSNLKILDIGTGSGCIPISLAKHLPNAKIYTLDVSEKAIAVAKQNAVSNKVAIQFIKASILEIDALKETFDIIVSNPPYVRELEKAAMHENVLKHEPELALFVTNDNPLVFYKKITDFATQNLVKEGRLYFEINQYLGKETELLLREYNFSDIELREDLFGNDRMLKGIKK
- a CDS encoding GNAT family N-acetyltransferase encodes the protein MGSITIREIQQKDNPAVAEVVRKVLVDLGVPKVGTAYADKALDHMFENYNVPKATYFVVEENDKVIGCCGVAQLENYEGNVCELQKMYFLEEARGKGVGKQMIDACIAKAKEYGFSKMYLETMPYMEAAQKLYKKSGFEYLEAPMGNTGHYSCPVWMLKDLK